From a region of the Salvelinus alpinus chromosome 2, SLU_Salpinus.1, whole genome shotgun sequence genome:
- the LOC139567503 gene encoding uncharacterized protein, whose amino-acid sequence MANIKTLNEIGHLNSSGFGRPWPRHGLYLLHWFSHNYVIFDNNGDLLALYNPKRKEFGFHHFDNRLECDGNCYQLLPNQNFPYYEVGNLNTPGAGDLPPYVRQNYKGHHDDSNMDRIIISLHPRLVLEKVYVTQHEDVSTFDRQNTYRISRGLVRLIRNLELEELLKQAGYPITIMLVKSVKRQETPARSHTTVCQPAVSQPDWVNIKRPSAVSPRPTPSRESVIDMPHDLMLRESKINNVSRRERRCCVIL is encoded by the coding sequence ATGGCTAACATTAAAACATTAAATGAAATTGGACACCTCAACTCGTCTGGCTTTGGTAGGCCTTGGCCCAGGCATGGGCTTTACCTGCTCCACTGGTTCTCCCATAACTACGTCATATTCGACAACAATGGTGACCTGCTGGCGCTGTACAACCCCAAAAGGAAGGAGTTCGGCTTCCATCACTTCGATAACCGACTCGAGTGTGACGGTAACTGTTATCAACTGCTCCCCAACCAGAACTTTCCGTACTATGAGGTGGGCAACCTGAATACCCCAGGGGCAGGTGACCTGCCACCGTACGTTAGGCAGAACTACAAAGGACACCATGATGACAGCAATATGGACCGTATCATCATCAGTCTTCACCCCAGATTGGTGTTGGAAAAAGTCTATGTGACCCAACACGAGGATGTGAGTACCTTTGATCGCCAGAACACCTATCGGATCAGTAGGGGTTTGGTCAGGCTCATCCGTAATCTGGAACTGGAGGAGCTGCTAAAGCAAGCTGGGTACCCCATAACCATTATGTTAGTCAAATCAGTCAAGCGGCAAGAGACTCCAGCTCGAAGCCACACCACCGTTTGTCAACCAGCTGTCAGCCAACCTGACTGGGTCAACATCAAGAGGCCCTCTGCTGTGAGTCCCAGGCCAACACCATCAAGGGAGTCTGTGATTGACATGCCACATGATTTAATGCTTCGTGAGAGCAAAATAAATAATGTGTCTCGGCGGGAGAGGCGATGCTGTGTCATTCTGTAG
- the LOC139541197 gene encoding protocadherin Fat 4, with product MGIPISTSVNCAEGSDLTLGTVDEDYEGEVEVLNGIPVGNTVMLVAYAFPEHINFLELVYTPGSTTATVRTKMALDADLLPQVGGQLWYSVMCVNGALENKRKLIVTDLNDNAPIFEQKVYTKTISEIQAVNTEVIRVKAVDADISINNNRITYRILDPAPAEFEVRNDGAVLLKRPLNYNLAKNYKFTVEARDNGDLFDTADVHLEITDFDNLNPHFNHSLYQATIQEDQTGPFLTIQPEGIKAQDGDTGINVAIVYSISSVSPSKYRSNFNIDTNSGVISVVTGLDREEIPTVTVNIKASQQDDSLKTADALVSVTIEDVNDNAPEFDKASYSVAILENSQKDTVVFRVTITDLDKGGFVGTLQILPESVPFSILLDGTVIVKSSADLDRETVGNFIFQIEARENDPPNHVVLADVNVTLLDENDNSPQFKSSRYEGKVFKNQTVGMLVTQVEAADLDAGANGQVKYSIEFGNLEGYFSIDENTGEIKLEKNIPLEENTVLRFPLYVAARDGGVISRSSSVLVEIQAPGDSKPQFLLNTYRGRIEEETDPGTVIVKVTFLAVTTVDPVTLQVLTDADKFAVDSKGVFTSKVKLDYETQNNYSVQISISDGTSSDEATVVVEVIDINDNSPVFGASSVTQLVPEDTEVGANLTAMTATDKDNGFNRELRYALRGGGGKFAIDPKIGMVSLAGALDRETKAEFSLEVVAQDQGRPALSATATLLIQVSDINDNVPSFSKTEYEVEVLETESVGTTLVTLEAVDLDEGTNGTVTYSIFQQDPPSTVAFFQLDSSTGELRLAQALDYGAVKVYNLMVQAADGGTPSLVGNGSVVVRVKDVNNNPPQFSAERYDVAVSENLASGAAIVTLEVTDEDEGGFSKGHFIFTSDIFNINKQGVVSLKNDVTLDRETKDNYILQVVAVDEDGLNATAQLNITVLDYNDNTPQFPTLPDPIPFPEGEYSEKSPGEVYHILATDSDLGSNGEVTISISSSATLFRFREDGMLLVVGPLDRETKDIYELVIVATDKGTPQRQNMTSIRVSVTDVNDNTPVFSASTYTKSILVKDAKVGDALLTLSATDKDMGLNALITYSFSSGASPRLALNGSTGEVTVASDLSDVTEDTLLELTAMAKDSGMPPLNSTVNVQVFLMTVSLGVDVAFESSSYNFSVPENEPKGRLVGTVKASPGSPVFVVTYVLTTHMDLFSVDALGALTTKEPLDKETEEWYILEVEAVDSRTPATSAVAMVRVQVEDVNEAPEFKEETYEAKIFSIAPYKYPVVQVQATDPDSGDSGRLDYSLTESSSSFDVDRSTGQVYVVSAVGLEGKTTAILVKATDPKGLHATTRVQVDVQGSASNDVVVISLNQATNVVEKKVPEMEESLGRVLGWTVKVIEISSTSRGAVASRESGGAAKTYVSIIAMGSGEVIPAKDVKNKLQSEAGTVKAELEKVFGAGLEHVVEEESADPASDQVIVIVLGVLFGLSLLGLVAMVTFTVIKFRRMKEPIEDSYRESFDIDRQNEAYANNDMKASATGSEQGQRSWRKSKTSQEADPECDRQDGDSHNSSL from the exons ATGGGCATCCCCATCA GTACATCAGTGAACTGTGCTGAAGGGTCAGACCTGACACTGGGAACTGTGGATGAGGACTATGAGG GGGAAGTGGAAGTCCTCAACGGGATCCCCGTGGGTAATACCGTGATGCTTGTGGCGTATGCCTTTCCAGAACACATCAATTTTCTCGAGTTAGTTTACACTCCTGGGAGTACAACTGCAACAGTCCGTACCAAGATGGCGCTGGATGCAGATCTGTTACCACAG GTTGGCGGGCAACTTTGGTATTCTGTTATGTGTGTGAATGGTGCG CTAGAAAATAAACGAAAACTTATCGTCACCGACCTAAATGACAACGCTCCAATATTTGAGCAAAAGGTGTACACGAAAACGATATCTGAG ATTCAGGCAGTGAATACTGAGGTGATCAGAGTGAAAGCAGTGGATGCCGATATCAGCATAAACAACAACAGAATTACATACCGCATATTG GACCCAGCACCCGCTGAATTTGAGGTCCGCAACGATGGGGCTGTACTGCTGAAGAGACCTCTGAACTACAACCTCGCCAAAAACTACAAATTCACAGTTGAGGCGCGG GATAATGGTGATCTCTTCGACACAGCAGACGTTCATCTTGAGATTACGGACTTTGATAATCTGAATCCCCATTTCAATCACAGCCTTTACCAGGCTACCATACAAGAAGACCAA ACAGGGCCTTTCCTCACCATCCAGCCAGAGGGCATAAAAGCACAAGATGGAGACACTGGCATTAATGTGGCTATAGTCTACAGCATCAGTTCAG TATCGCCAAGCAAGTATCGCAGTAACTTCAACATCGACACAAACAGTGGAGTCATCTCTGTGGTGACTGGGCTGGACAGAGAGGAGATACCTACAGTCACTGTCAATATCAAG GCATCTCAGCAGGATGACAGCCTAAAGACCGCTGACGCGTTGGTGTCTGTTACAATCGAGGACGTCAATGACAACGCTCCAGAGTTTGACAAAGCTAGCTACTCTGTCGCAATATTGGAGAACTCTCAAAAAGACACAGTTGTTTTCAGAGTCACAATCACTGACCTGGACAAG GGTGGATTTGTGGGAACGTTGCAGATCCTTCCGGAGTCTGTACCTTTCTCTATACTCTTGGATGGAACTGTCATAGTGAAGAGTTCAGCTGACCTGGACAGGGAGACTGTTGGAAACTTCATCTTTCAG ATTGAAGCACGGGAAAACGACCCGCCTAACCACGTTGTGTTGGCTGATGTGAACGTCACCCTTCTAGATGAGAATGACAACAGTCCTCAATTTAAGAGCTCCAGGTACGAGGGCAAGGTCTTCAAGAACCAAACGGTGGGGATGTTGGTTACCCAG GTTGAAGCAGCGGACCTGGATGCGGGTGCTAATGGACAGGTCAAGTACTCAATAGAGTTTGGGAACCTGGAAGGATATTTCTCCATCGATGAAAACACAGGCGAGATAAAGCTGGAAAAGAACATTCCTCTGGAGGAGAACACGGTCCTTCGGTTCCCTCTCTATGTGGCAGCAAGAGACG gTGGCGTAATATCTCGTTCCTCCTCGGTGCTAGTGGAGATCCAGGCACCTGGAGATTCCAAACCCCAGTTCCTCTTGAACACTTACCGTGGGAGGATAGAGGAAGAGACAGATCCAGGGACGGTGATTGTCAAG GTGACATTCCTAGCAGTAACAACAGTAGATCCCGTGACGCTTCAGGTCCTGACAGACGCCGACAAGTTCGCCGTTGACTCCAAAGGCGTTTTCACCTCTAAGGTCAAACTGGACTATGAGACCCAAAATAACTACTCAGTCCAGATCTCAATCTCGGATGGCACCAGTAGCGATGAGGCAACCGTTGTGGTGGAAGTGATTGACATCAACGACAACAGCCCCGTGTTTGGCGCCAGCTCTGTGACACAACTGGTCCCGGAGGATACGGAGGTAGGGGCCAACCTCACTGCCATGACCGCCACGGACAAGGACAACGGCTTCAACAGGGAGCTCCGCTATGCCCTCCGGGGAGGCGGGGGAAAGTTCGCTATCGATCCCAAAATAGGGATGGTGTCCCTGGCTGGGgcgctggacagagagaccaaagCAGAGTTCAGCCTGGAGGTGGTGGCTCAGGACCAAGGTCGTCCAGCTCTCTCCGCAACCGCCACCCTGCTCATTCAAGTATCTGACATCAACGACAATGTTCCAAGTTTCTCCAAGACGGAATATGAGGTTGAGGTCTTGGAAACAGAGTCTGTGGGAACGACACTGGTCACCCTAGAAGCGGTGGATCTTGACGAAGGCACAAACGGTACAGTGACCTATAGTATATTTCAGCAAGACCCTCCCTCGACCGTGGCGTTCTTCCAGTTGGACTCTTCCACTGGGGAACTGCGGCTGGCTCAGGCCTTGGACTATGGAGCAGTGAAGGTGTACAACCTAATGGTACAGGCCGCAGATGGGGGGACCCCGTCCCTCGTTGGGAATGGATCAGTGGTGGTGAGGGTGAAAGATGTGAACAACAACCCGCCTCAGTTCAGCGCAGAGCGCTACGATGTCGCCGTCTCTGAGAACCTGGCCAGCGGAGCGGCTATCGTGACCCTGGAGGTCACCGACGAGGATGAG GGTGGATTCTCGAAAGGTCACTTCATATTTACCAGTGATATCTTCAACATAAACAAACAAGGTGTTGTGTCCCTGAAGAATGATGTCACCTTGGACAGAGAGACAAAGGACAACTACATTTTACAG GTGGTGGCGGTGGACGAAGATGGCCTGAACGCCACAGCCCAGCTCAACATCACCGTTCTGGACTACAATGACAACACACCCCAGTTCCCTACTCTTCCAGACCCCATCCCTTTCCCTGAGGGGGAGTACTCTGAAAAGTCTCCAGGAGAGGTGTACCATATCCTTGCCACAGACTCAGATCTCGGCTCCAACGGAGAAGTCACCATCTCCATCTCCTCATCTGCCACGCTATTTCGCTTCAGAGAG GATGGGATGCTACTGGTTGTGGGTCCTCTGGATCGGGAGACCAAGGACATCTATGAGCTGGTCATTGTGGCCACTGACAAGGGGACACCACAGAGACAG AACATGACCAGCATCAGAGTGAGCGTGACGGATGTTAATGACAACACGCCGGTGTTCAGTGCCAGTACGTACACTAAGAGCATCCTGGTGAAGGACGCCAAGGTGGGGGACGCGCTGTTGACCCTCTCTGCCACAGACAAGGACATGGGCCTGAACGCACTCATCACCTACAG TTTCTCCTCAGGCGCCTCCCCTCGCTTGGCGCTGAATGGTAGCACAGGAGAGGTGACTGTGGCCTCTGACCTTTCTGATGTCACGGAGGACACACTGCTTGAACTCACTGCAATGGCAAAGGACAGCGGGATGCCTCCTCTGAACTCCACAG TCAATGTCCAGGTCTTCCTGATGACTGTCAGCCTTGGAGTGGACGTGGCCTTTGAGAGCTCCTCCTACAACTTCAGCGTTCCGGAGAACGAACCAAAAGGGAGACTCGTGGGGACAGTGAAGGCATCACCAGGGAGCCCCGTGTTTGTGGTTACTTATGTCCTGACCACGCACATGGACCTGTTCTCAGTCGATGCCCTGGGAGCCCTCACCACCAAAGAGCCGCTGGACAAAGAGACTGAGGAGTGGTACATCCTGGAGGTGGAGGCAGTGGACTCCAGGACTCCCGCTACTTCTGCCGTCGCAATG GTCAGGGTACAGGTGGAAGATGTGAACGAGGCCCCAGAGTTCAAGGAAGAGACTTATGAAGCCAAGATCTTCAGCATTGCCCCATACAAATACCCTGTGGTCCAAGTTCAG GCCACAGACCCAGACAGTGGTGACAGCGGGCGTCTGGACTACAGTCTGACGGAGTCCAGCTCGTCTTTCGACGTGGACCGTTCCACGGGCCAGGTGTACGTGGTGTCAGCGGTGGGATTAGAAGGAAAGACGACCGCCATCCTGGTGAAGGCCACAGATCCTAAAGGACTCCATGCTACAACCAGGGTGCAG GTGGACGTGCAGGGAAGTGCCAGTAATGATGTCGTAGTCATCTCCCTCAACCAGGCCACCAATGTTGTGGAGAAGAAGGTCCCAGAGATGGAAGA GTCTTTAGGGCGAGTTCTGGGCTGGACCGTGAAGGTGATAGAGATTTCCAGCACCAGCAGAGGAGCTGTTGCGTCCCGGGAATCTGGGGGCGCCGCCAAGACGTACGTCAGCATCATTGCCATGGGAAGCGGGGAAGTCATCCCTGCCAAAGACGTCAAAAA CAAGCTGCAGAGCGAGGCGGGCACGGTGAAGGCAGAGCTCGAGAAGGTGTTTGGGGCGGGGCTGGAGcatgtggtggaggaggagtcagCCGACCCTGCCTCTGACCAGGTCATAGTAATCGTCCTGGGCGTCCTGTTCGGCCTGAGCCTGCTGGGATTGGTGGCGATGGTGACGTTCACCGTTATCAA GTTCAGAAGGATGAAAGAACCCATAGAGGACTCCTATAGGGAAAGCTTTGACATTGATAGGCAAAATGAAGCTTACGC AAATAACGATATGAAGGCATCCGCAACAGGCTCAGAACAG GGGCAAAGGTCATGGAGAAAGAGTAAGACTTCCCAGGAGGCAGACCCGGAGTGTGACAGACAAGATGGTGACAGCCACAACTCTTCTCTTTGA